tttccagtgcCTGACAGTGTGCTCAGCATGTTCTCTAGCACCGAGGAGGGGCCTGAGGATGACAGGACAAAACATGGGGGACGCATTCGGACCTTTCCCCATGAGCGGGGCAACTGGGCCACCCACATCTACATACCCTGTAAGTCACTTACTAATGGCAGATGGCCCAAAACAAGTACCTCCTAGCTGTGCCTAGGAGGAAGAAACCAGGGCCCCTGTATTCTGGACCCATCCCACCCCAGCCCTGAGGAGGTGACAGGCTGCATCAGACCTCACTCCACTGAGTGTTCTGGAAGTTACTAGCCTTCTCAGGGTCTCCGTTTCTACACCTCTAAAGTGGGGTGATAATATCTATCTCTTCGGAAGATTAATTCAGATGATCTGTGTCAATTTAGTACAGTCCACAAAGTGTCGGCTCTAATTGTGTGTCGACTCCCATTATCAGCATCCACCGTCAGTGCTACATTTCTCACAGCAGATGAAcctacttctttgttttttttgagacaaggtctctctgtgtagtcctggctaccctagaactcagagatctgcttgcctctgcctcctcagagctggaattaaaggtgtgggccaccaccacccggcttgagcCCATATTATAATCACCAGACTTCACGGTTTGTATTATGGATAAATTTTGGTGTTGTGCATGCTATGAGTTTACACAAACTTAACAAGATGTGCATCTACACTATCATGTAGAGTAGTATCACTGCTATACGAATCCGTCATGCTCGACTTAGCCATCCCCTCCCTCCACCAACACCTGTTTCACAAATTCGCCTTCTCCAAAATGTCACAGAATTGGGATCATTTAGTATATAGAGCCTTTTCAGATTGGCTTCTTTGGCTTAGTAGTGTGCATTTGAGGTTCCTCTGTGCCTCGTCACACTTgacacttcatttctttttagtgCTCACTAATATTGCATTGTCTGGCTCTACCACAGTACATTCACCTACTAAAGGACATATTGGCTGTTCCTAAATTTGGGCAGATATGCATAAAGATGCTTTAGGCTGGCCCAGTGTGgcagcacatgactttaatctcagcactcgggggtagaagcaagtggatctctttgagttctaagccagccagagctatgtagtgagattctgtctcaaaaaataaggtaataataagccgggcggtggtggcgcacgcctttaatcccagcactcgggaggcagagccaggcggatctctgtgagttcgaggccagcctggtctccaaagcgagttccaggaaaggcacaaagctacacagagaaaccctgtctcgaaaaaccaaaaaaaaaaaaaaaaaggtaataataaaatatgtgcATTGTGCTATAGACTTTTGTGTGGTCGTGTTTCAGTGGCTCCTTTGTGTAAAATGATACGGAATGTGACTGATGGGTTTTATGATTGTATGGTAACAGTATGTTTAATTTTTCAAGAAACCCAAATTGTCCCCCACAATGGCTGtatcattttatatttccaaCAGCAATGAATGAGAGTGCCCTTGTCAGCACATGGTGCTGCCATTGCTCTGCAGTGCAGACTAGTCTTTCTCCTGGTTGACTGATATGGAACATCTTTCATGTGCTTTTTGCTATCTGTCCATCTTCCTTGGCAAGTTGTATATTAGGATTTGGGGCCTatattttaatgaacttttccttccttccttccttccttccttccttccttccttccttccttcctttttcttttttgagacaaggtctcactgtgtatccttggTGGCCTGGTGTAGGAGACCAGCTCcaacctgttgaagggttcttggagggaagagagaggaatgaggaagtagtagatagaaatatagatggagatgacgagaaagacagagacacgggatagctttgggagggccctgggtcaatatccaGTCGCCTCGAgttttattctaatgggctttttatacatcagcaaggggaaaagcaaaagacctccccctttcaagatcaaagcacaacatacagccaagtgtagacccttcaaaacacccaGTAACCAcacccctggccaaatcatcctattatgcagccctgttgggtaaagcaagctcagattatCTGACCtttagtaaggccttactagggagcctctgtggaccCCCAcagcctgtaactcactatgtagaccaggctggcctcagactcactaaaATCCACCTGCCAGAGCTGGGATGGTGAACATCTCCCTTAATCTAGTTTTCTTACCTAGAGATTCTATATTTTTCTAGATTCCCTATTAGGTATTTCTCAGTCcagggctcccccccccccccccttggcaGTGTCTTTTACAGAGCAGACGTTTTTAAGTTTAATGAAGTTGGTCTTATTAATCCTCATAACTAATAAACAATACAGTGGTCTGAATGTGGCACTTAGAGGGACACTAGGAAGTACTATCATGTGTGCCCGTacatatcatatacacataccacacatatcaAAATAAATTTATCTGAAGACATTCACATTAAAATATTGATAggagccgggtagtggtggcacacacctttagttccagcactcgggaggcagagccaggtggatctctgtgagttcaaggctagcctgatctacagagtgagatccaggacaggaaccaaaactacacagagaaaccctgtctcaaaaaacaaacaaacaaataaataaataatgtgttgGTAGGCTGTCAGCCATAGGCTACTCCTGAAACTAGGCTAATAAGGGCTTCTCTGCTCTCCCAGCTTGTTATTCATCTGTGACAGCTTGGCTGAGGCCAGTCCACTCTCCCTACTCTCTCTCTAGATGAAGCGAAGGAAGAGTTCCTGGATCTGCTTGACATGTTGCTGCCCCGAGCTCAGACATTCGTGCCCCGGTTGGTGCGGATGGAGGAGTTCCACCTCAGCCTGTCTCAGAGCGTGGTTCTCCGTCACCACTGGATCCTCCCCTTTGTGCAGGTGCTCAAAGACCACATGGCCTCTTTCCAAAGGTGAGCACTCCCCTCTTCTGTCCGTGCTTTCCCCTCCTGGGCTTTGGTGTGCTTGGAGCTAGGAACGGTGCCAAGCTAGCAGACCAGACCTAAAGACTGGCTGCTGTGGCCCGTCCCGTGTGGTGCAGGCACCTCACAGAAGCTGCTCGACTGCTCTTCCTCTGGGTTGTGCACAGAGACCCCGCTGTCTGCCTCTAAACTCTAAAGGATTTCCAGCACTTCTGTTGCCAAATATGTAAGAGCTCCTCCCACACCAACACTCTGCAAACCTCCAGATACTGACTGGATAGCCTACAGTTCCGTTCAGTTCCGACGCCAACGTCCCCGGATGCAACCTCACAGGCTTCGTCCCACAGGCTGCCCTCCACAGTAGATGCAGCTCACATTGAGTCCCTAGGTTAGCCAAGAATTCTGATTTTGTTACAGACCAGAGCTTCCAACGATCCAGCCCTGCCGCCCCCTAGTGACCATTTGCTAGGACTCACAAAATTCAGGAACACAGCTCACTGCCTAGATTTCCAACTTGTCACACAgaatttgattgattgattgattgattgattgaggcAGGCAGGCACcctgggccaggctggccttggatttatagcaatcctgcctcagctgcctgagTACTGGgcaaggcataagccaccacacaCGGACCTACAAAGgtgagagagaggtggagatgCTACAGAAGCACTGTGTCCCCGTCAGTTACGgaaggatatttatttatttatttatttatttatttatttatttatttatttatttatttatttatttatttaaagattctGCCTGCAGATATCTCTGcatgccacaagagggcaccagatctcattacagatgattgagagccaccatgtagttgctgggaattgaactcagaacctctggaagagcagccattgttcttaaccactaagccatctctccagcccctgtatgagtgttttgcctgcatgtatgtgtgtgcctgtgctggtggatgtcagaagagggcatcagagatATGGAAggctgtgagcctctgtgtgggtgctgagaactgacccCCAGTCCTCTGCTgaagcagtcaatgctcttacccactgagccatctctccagctctgtctgCAGAGTCTTTCTTCATAGACACCCCTATGAAGGCCTGAAATGGGTGGAAATAGAAGTCTTATAGTGAATCCCCAACTCCACTGTTTAGGGGGTCTGAGGCTCAGGAATTCTGGAGTGTGGCTCTTCCAAATGGAAAAGCTCCCCATTTGGTTGAGGAGGAAAGAATATGCTCCATTGTGGTCAGCTGGTGAGAAAACCAGGATGAAGCACATCTCATTCTGGTCCACTGTGATTGCCACTATCAGATTTATTAAGCCAGCTGTGTATTACCAGCTGTATCACAGGTGCCAGAACCCAACCTAAATTGGCTTCACCTGAGGGAATTACAGATGGGTTCAGAGACAGCCCTAGTTTCATGCATGGGGAGATGGAGGTAGCCAGAGATGTTACCTGAGTTGTGCTGTCTCAGCTCTGTCCCACGAGGTTGACTTCCTTCTCTCAGTGACAAGGGAGCCACCAGTACGTGTGTATGCATCTTCTTATATGTGAGGACAGGTGCATACATtccacagcatgcatgtagaagtcagGTGTTGGTCCTTACCTTCCACATTGCTTGCAATAGGATCTCTTTATTGTTTTTCTGCTGTGTGTCTCAGACCATCTAGTGCATGAGCGTCAGGGATTCTCCCATCTCTGTCCCATCGATGCTCAcactactgtgcccagctttcACGTGGGGTCCAGAGTTTTGAATTCACGTCCTCACATCTGTCCAGCTGCTTACCCATTGCGCTATCTCCTCCACCCTGCAGGCTCCTTTGAAATGTGTTTATTAGGCTTGAGAGATGATGCTTTagcagtaagagcactggctgttcttgtagaggatctggattcagttcccagccccaacTGGCAGctcaaactgtctgtaactctagttccacagGCTCTCATGGCTTCTTCTGCCCTCCATAGGCACTCTgtacacatagtgcacagacacaaacaaataagaaaaataaagtgtaaagtgtgtgtgcatgggtgtatgaACAAGGCGtgttcatgcatatgtgtgtcagtctgcctctgtgcatgtggaggctgaaAGAATACATCAGCTGTCATCTGTCATTCTCTgcctattcctttgagacagggcctttccCAAACCTGGAGCTTGTGTTTTCCTGGCTAGGCTTGGAAGCCTGCAAGCCCCAGCGATCCTCTATCTCTGTCCAGTttatagctgggattacaggtgtacacagGATGCCCAACTTGTTAGTTGGGTCCTGGTATCAGAACTCTAATCCTTCCTGTATATATTAATTTCAGCAGAAGTCATGGGAATGACTTTGGTTAGTCTGACTCTGTTCATACTTCCCCTTTGTAAGTAAAGAGTGGAAATGCCCTTTCCCCTTATTCTAGAGAATGCTGCCCTTATCTTACTGGAGCTCTGTTTCCTGGACAAACTAGCATTCGAGCTCAGTGATTGGCAGCACTGTCATGGTAACAAGGCTGACAGGGTACTGCAGGCATGCTGCACGGAGGTGAGAAGCCAGTGCAGAGTTCACAAGGTCTGGTGGGAAGCCACTCCCTCAGCCTCCTAGTGGGTACTAGTTCTTTAACAGAGTGTGCACCTTGCTGGGACCTCTGGAAACTGCCCAGGAGTCATTGCAGGAGGTATCATTCTCTGTGGGACGTGTGTAGCCTGCTGCCCTGCTCACTTGAGGACTAGAGAGCAGCCCCTATACCACTGGATTGGTGTCTTTGAAGAAATGGATTTGATGTTGTCCTTGCTCCATGGGCTGCCCTGTGTCCTTAGTTAAGCTAGACCAGCTGCAAGCCCTCAGTTTCTTGAGCTGAGAGGACCAGACCTGGACAGTTCAGCTCTGACTCTGGAGCCTGTGTAACTAATCCAGGTGCTGAGTGAGTGGGGTTTCTGCCCTTTCTACCACCAGACCCACTTCCACAGAGACTCACTTTTTAGGTGAGAGCAAGGGCTTTGCGATCAGATGGACTGAGCCTCAACTCCTGCCTTGCCAACTTCAGCCTCACCAGGTCCATTTTCGTGTCTATAATTGTAGGGCCTACCTCACAGGGTCATATCAACTAACTTTCCACCCACATGACGAATGACTTTCTCAGGTGCACGACACGCTACACAGCACACAGGTGAAGCTCTTGGTCAGTAAAATTGGTAGCTTCCACTTAAATCATGGAATAACAATATCGATTGTAAAATcagttaattatatttttaaagtgctgTTTGGGGGAGGTATTTAGAGGGATTgatgttgcttgtttgtttgttgagatagactcttttttttttttttttttttttttttttggtttttcgagacagagtttctctgtgtagctttgcgcctttcctggaactcgctttggagaccaggctggcctcgaactcacagagatccgcctggctctgcctcccgagtgctgggattaaaggcgtgcgccaccaccgcccggccgagataGACTCTTACTACAAATTGAGATCTTTCGTCTTGGCCTCCTGAGCATGGACTGTGGACATCCATCACCTCTCAGCTGAAATtgctggtttttaaaatatgaactagccgggcggtggtggcgcacgcctttaatcccagcactcgggaggcagagacaggcggatctctgtgagttcgaggccagcctgggctaccaagtgagttccaggagaggcgcaaagctacacagagaaaccctgtctcgaaaaacctttaaaaaaaaaaaaaaaagtactattttactttctttttttttcctgaagtatctttcttcttttaaatttcaggTTCTTCTTTACTGCCAACCAGGTAAAGATTTATACCAACCAAGAGAAAACCAGGTGGGTCCCTGACTTTATTGCAAAGATAGAGGGGATATACTTCCTTTTCACATATATTTGTGGGGCATCTAttcccaaaataaagaaaaatttttattttttaaaaataaataaaacccagctgggcggtggtggcggcgcaagcctttaatcccagcactcgagaggcagagccaggcagtcgaatctctgagttcaaggccagcctggtctatagagcgagttctaggacagccagggctacacagaaaaaccctgtctcaaaaaacaacaacaaccccgcccccgccccccaaaagGGCATTTTCTCTGCAGGGCCTCGCTGTCCAGTCCATTCACAGAGACACTCCTCTCAGCTGCTCTGAAAgggctccctcctcccttcatccTAGGCTATATaactttatacatatatatatgtataaagtcTGAAGGGTTTCCAGGAGTGGGGAGTCAGCAGTGTCAGATATTGCCAAGCTAGCGAGGACAGGATTCGTGCCGTTGATAACACAGAGATCATTATAATCATTGGCCACTTGGACAAGAGCATTTCTGAGGGGGGAGGGTTGGAGGTGGGAGACCAGACAGTGCGGAGGAGGATAGCAGACCACCATGGTGGTCTGCAGTGTTTCCTTGAGAATGGGATGGGACCGGCTGAAGATGCGGTTCAGGGGGATTTAATTCCTAAAGACAGCAGTTCTCGCACCGGCAGGGCCAGTGGGTACCAGAGAGCAGGGCTCGGAGAGGGTGACGAGTCCAGGAGTCTGCCAGAGAGTGGAGGGGCAAGAGGGCGCGGTCTGCAGTGATAGATGAAGGCTGCCCTGCAGGGACTCTTAGATGTGAGGGGACATCCAGTGAAGGTGCGTTTTTAGGTGCGGGAAgtcagggggtggggggaattgAAAGAGGAGGTTCCTAGAGCAGCAGGGGCATGCACAGGAAGATGGGCTGAACCACAGCCCAAATCCCTGGACTTCCTGTTGGATGCCTCCTACTTCTACTTCTGTGGTTTGCGCTCTCATAGGCTGCATTTTGTACCCCTGCTGTCTCCACTGCCTCTTCCTAGGACCTTCATTGGGCTTGAGGTCAGTTCCGGGCATTCCCAGTTCCTGGACATGGTTTCAGCGGTGGACAGAGTCATGGAGGAATTTGACCTCACTACCTTCTACCAGGTAATGCACACGGTTGAGGAAAATGAACAGAGATCACTGTTTCTGCCACAGAGCTGCTGCTCCCGTTGCCCTGTCTAGAAAGAGCATCCTCAGAGAAGCCCCATCAGAGGCAAGCTAAAGAGACCCCCAGAACCTCCCCATGTGGGGCCCTGATTGCCAGCCCATGGGATTGGGGTCTGGGGTGTCAGAAGTTGTAGTCTACCCAGAGTCCAACATCAGAAAACTGTTTGTGCATCTTAGACTTGTGCTTTCTACTCTGTAAGATATCCATGTGTGCTTTGTTTTTCCTAAGTAGCTGTCTCAACACTTAGCCAACTGACCCTCTGGAAGAGTTGTAGCTTCATATCCCGCTGTACCTCCCCTCTGTCCTTCTGAGGACTCACAGTCCAGCTTGAGTGTCACAGCTTTAAAAGGACATTGGTTTATTCAATGTGTTTTCAAAACCATGCCATGTGTGCAGTTATTTTTGAACAGAGATAATTATTGTTTCTTCAAAATTGTTGACATTTTTGGGTTTTGTTCATTTAATCTGAAAAGTATGACCTCTGCTGGATTGTCCTAGATCAGAAAATAGAGTCAGAgctgttgtcatttgttttggctcttttgggggccccattcagctcccaaataaatcacacacagaggcttattcttaattattaacacccggccttagcttggcttgtttcttgccagctttccttaacttaaattatcccatttaccttttgcctctgggttcttctcattctcttacttctgtaaatcttactcttacgccgtggcttgctctgtagctggatggctggcccctggagtcctctttctcctctggctgctgcttctctctcttcctcccggATTCCTCctgtttatcctctctgcctgccagccccgcctgtcctttctcctgccttgctattggccattcagttctttattaggccatcaggtgttttagacaggcaaaataacacagcttcacagagttaaacaaatgcaacataaacaaaagtaacacaccttaaaattatATTCTATAAAACAGAACTggacatggtagtgcatgcctttaccCCTGGAAGCTGGAAGTCCAAGATTAAGGTGCCTGCCTGTATGATTGGTTTTTGATAAGGGCTGTGGCTTGTAAGAGGCATCCCTCACTGTGCCCTTCCCTCATGGAGGGAAAGGAGCACACAGCTCTCTACCCGTCTCTTtaacttttcattatttttgtgtttatggatgttttgcctacctgtatgtctgtgcaccatgtacatgcagtgcccttggaggccataagagggcgtcagatccccctggaactagtGTTTCAGACATTCCTCACAGAGGCTTGTTAACCatcaagtgggtgctggggatcaaacctttgtcctctggaaaagctgccagtgttcctaacctctgagccattgccCACCCACATCTGTTTTTCCAAGGGCACCACCTGTGCCCTCATTAACACTAACTACCTCAAATACCATCACATTGGGGGTTTCACTGTTTGCATTTTGGAGAGGAGTACAATTCAGTCTGTAGTGGGGACTAGCCCAAGCCATTTTGTCTGTGTGGGCAGGGGACATGGCTTCAGCACTAGGGGCACACCAGGGATCCCACAGGGAGACCTGACTGACTGTCATAGACCTGCTAGGATGGATGGGCCTGCCATGGCATCCAGTGATGGCCTGATTCCCTGTTTCTCCCCCAGGACCCTTCATTTCATGTCAGTCTGGCCTGGTGTGTGGGTGACGCACGTCTCCAGCTGGAAGGGCAGTGCCTGCGGGAACTACAGGTAAATTTCCAGGGAAGGGACACAAAGCACTGAGCTCCAAAGATGAGGGGAGGAGCACGTGACAGAAAGGGAAGGACTGGCTACTGAAACCTAAATCTGCAGGAGACCTCAGCCCTCGCTTCCTGCTCAGATGTCATCCCTGAGCCAGCAGCAGCAACATCTGGGAGCTAAGCAGCTCTGCAGGtgctctgccccccacccccccagaccCAAGCAGCAGAACTGTGCTGTAACAAAATCTCTAGGGCTTTGGGTGTCCGGCTTTACACCTGACACGTGATGAGAGTCAGCCTCCTGCCCCCGCCCCCTCGGCCCCAGCcatttatctgaggtcagaggtTTGGGGGTCTGGCAGTTGTAAATGGAGGAAGGATGCCAGGTCCCAGGAACCTCCAGCCCC
This sequence is a window from Peromyscus eremicus chromosome 5, PerEre_H2_v1, whole genome shotgun sequence. Protein-coding genes within it:
- the Usb1 gene encoding U6 snRNA phosphodiesterase 1 isoform X2, which codes for MSAAPLVGYSSSGSEDEAEAAAAAAAGRSKPSGQNPLPTQRFPVPDSVLSMFSSTEEGPEDDRTKHGGRIRTFPHERGNWATHIYIPYEAKEEFLDLLDMLLPRAQTFVPRLVRMEEFHLSLSQSVVLRHHWILPFVQVLKDHMASFQRFFFTANQVKIYTNQEKTRTFIGLEVSSGHSQFLDMVSAVDRVMEEFDLTTFYQDPSFHVSLAWCVGDARLQLEGQCLRELQEIVDEFEDSEMLLRVLAEQVRCKSGNKFFSMPLK
- the Usb1 gene encoding U6 snRNA phosphodiesterase 1 isoform X1, whose translation is MSAAPLVGYSSSGSEDEAEAAAAAAAGRSKPRSGVRRCGQNPLPTQRFPVPDSVLSMFSSTEEGPEDDRTKHGGRIRTFPHERGNWATHIYIPYEAKEEFLDLLDMLLPRAQTFVPRLVRMEEFHLSLSQSVVLRHHWILPFVQVLKDHMASFQRFFFTANQVKIYTNQEKTRTFIGLEVSSGHSQFLDMVSAVDRVMEEFDLTTFYQDPSFHVSLAWCVGDARLQLEGQCLRELQEIVDEFEDSEMLLRVLAEQVRCKSGNKFFSMPLK